A stretch of DNA from Fibrobacter sp. UWB11:
TTGAGCCATTCGCCCTTCTGGCAGTGGCCCACGGTAATACCCATGTTCGGCTGGTAAATGTCGACGTCATCCTTGCGGAGTTTGCCGCCTTCGTTACCCTTGCTTTCGTCATGGTAGGCTTTTTCGGCACCGCCCTTGTTGTAGTTTTCAGCCTGCACCTTGCCCGGGATAGCGATAGCTTCGGTGTACGGGCCATATTCCTCGGGCGGTTCATCCGGAACCGTAGACTGGCTCGGGTCCACAAGGTTTACCGGCGGAGCATCCGGATCAATCGTCTTGTCGATAAGCTTGAGCATTTCAGAGCAGTAGCGCTTGCCAAGTTCAATCACGCCGGCACGACCAAAGTGATACGGGTCCTTGCCGTTACCCTGCAAACCCTTGGAAGAAGCAAGCCCGAACTTTTTGAAATTGTTCTTGAGTTCGCGAATGCCGCCGTTCTTGCTAGAGCAGCAGTTCTGGCCTTCTTGGAGGAGTTCGCCTGCAACAAAGGGCACTTCGTTTTCGTCCAAGTCGAGAGCGTCAATCACGTCCTTATATGTCTTGTAAACCGTCTTGCGCCAGTTGGCATCGGTACCGTCACTTTCGCCCTGATGGAAAATGAAACCCTTGATGACACCCACTTCCTTTGCCTTCTTGGCAAGTTCCAAAATGCGTCCCGGAGGGTTGTTGTCGTAATCTCTGGGCCAGCCCCAAGACATGATATCCTTGCCATCACCTCTGAAATAAGCTTCGTACTGGTCCTTGTCAAAAGCGCGGATGCTTACAGCACCGATGGCGACCGGGATAATGCCCACGGTCACGCCCGGCAAGGAATCCACCATCGCGCGGCCAAAGTAGTCTGCCGGGGAGAGGTTTTCGAACGGGTGGAACATCGGCGGAATAGCCGCCACCCACTCACCCGTCTTGAAAGACTGGTTCGTTTTGCCGCTACGCTGGCTAGCATTTGCATTATGCGAAGCGAGCATGATAAAGTTCTTGGGCGGATTTGCCTGGTCCTCGGACGGGACGATATCACCGTTGCCCGCCATGTTGGACTGCCCGTAAGCAATGTAAATATGGAAGTTCGGGTTCGGAGCGGCATTTGCCCCCACCGCAAACACAGAAAGCCCAGCGGCAACGCCAGCAAGGGCCATGAATTTTTTGAAGTTTCTTTCCACTCTCATTTTTATATCCCTTAATCCAAAAATTATCCTTTTTAAAACTATCCTCTAAAAGCGGATTTAGCACGCCTGTAAGCTCCATATAATATGGACGTTTTGTCAATGAATTGCGAAATTCGTTCAAAAAGCGCATTTTGTAAAAAAAAAGAGTCCTAGCTTTCGCCAGGACCCTTTCATGGAGTCTCAATTTTTTACCCGTACACGAGGCCTAGAGCCACTGCGACGACTACGAAAAACGCAATCTGTTTTACAACAGCCAAATCTTTGCTATTCATAGACAACCACCTTCTTGGTCATGAGGCTTGCACCATCCTTGCGGATGAAGAACACGCCCTGAGATTGCTTACGGAGATTTGCATCAGTCTTGACGAGATTCATTGCATCAGCCATGCCCTTGGCCGTGAACGTTCCGAGCTTTTTGCCCTGCATGCTGTACACGCTAAAGCTACTTTCGGTTTCGGCCATGTCAAGGCGGACTTTTGCAATAGCGTTCGGCGGATCTTCCGACGGCACGCTAAATTGAATCCAGTCGATGTTTACGTAATTGGCGGTAATTTCGAGCTTGAGCACATGCTTTCCGGCCTTCAAGGCGACCTTTTCCTTCACGGATATCGTCTTGTACGTGTCCCAGGAATTATCGGCGGTCTGCGGTACGGAAACTTCATCCGTAATAGCCTTTTCGTCGATGTAGAGCTTGAACGCAGAGGTGGAATTACCGGCAGCGACACTAGCATCGATATTGTATTCGCCATCGGCCTTCACGTCAACCGTATATTCGAGCCATTCGCCTGCCTGCGTGTAACCAAGAGCAATGCCATCAGCGGTCTTGTACAGGTCAACGCCCGTATCCTTGCGGTAATCGGTATCGCCATGGTTTTCGGAATCTTCATCGCTGTAAGAGGCATTGCTCGTGCCGTCTTCATTCTTGCCGATACCAGGCTTGTCAAAATCTTCGACTTCGACCTTGCCCGGAATAGCAATCGCAGAACCCTTGAACGGTTCCTGCGGAACCGGGTCTACAGGCGCCACATTGATGAGCTTGAGCATTTCCTGCGCATAACGCTGGCCCATGCCGCGGTAGCCTTCCACTGTAAAGTGGAGACCGTCGCCCTTGCTGCCGTAGCCCTTGGAGCTTGCATAGCTAAAGTTCACGATGTACTTGGAAAGATTATGCACGCGGCTGTTAAAGCCTGCGCACGAACCGCCGTCGACCATTTCGCCAGCAACGAACGGAGTTTCTTCGGCATTCAGGCCAAGCTGCTTGAGCATGTATTCGTAGGTTTTCTTGACAATCTGTTCCCAGTTGCTCATGCCGCCATCGGTTTCGCCCTGGTGGAAGATGATGCCCTTGATGACGCCCTTTTCCTGAGCCTTCTTGGCGACTTCAATAATGCGGCCCATGGCATTGCCATCGTCACCGTAAGCCTTGGCTCCGTTCTTCAGCCAGCTTTCCGCAGAATTGAGGTAATTCTTGTAATCGTCCGGGTCAAACAAGCGGATACTCGTACCGCCCTGAGCCACCGGAATAATGCCAATTGTCACGTTCGGCAAGGAATCTGCCATGTGGCGGCCAAACCAGTCAGCCGGAGAAAGGCCGGCATTACACTTGAACATCGGAGGCACGGCCGGGTACATCTCGCCCACCGTCGGGCGGCCAAGATTCGAGCAAGACGTGGTCGCAAACATTTTTACGCGAGGATGTTCCTTGCCATCGACATTCTTGTCGAAGTTCGTCGCGTTGCCTTCCATGTTCGACTGTCCGTAGGCAATGTAAATATGGAAGTTTGGATCCGGAGCCGCATTTGCACCCGTGACCGCAAACATCGAGAGCCCCGCCGTTACGCCCGCGAGAGCCATCAACTTTTTGAATCTCATTTCCACACTCATTTTTTATCTCCTTTTTTCAAACTCTCAAAAAAAAACGGGAGCCAATTGCTCGACTCCCGCTTTAGGAATATGAAATTTA
This window harbors:
- a CDS encoding sialate O-acetylesterase; the protein is MRVERNFKKFMALAGVAAGLSVFAVGANAAPNPNFHIYIAYGQSNMAGNGDIVPSEDQANPPKNFIMLASHNANASQRSGKTNQSFKTGEWVAAIPPMFHPFENLSPADYFGRAMVDSLPGVTVGIIPVAIGAVSIRAFDKDQYEAYFRGDGKDIMSWGWPRDYDNNPPGRILELAKKAKEVGVIKGFIFHQGESDGTDANWRKTVYKTYKDVIDALDLDENEVPFVAGELLQEGQNCCSSKNGGIRELKNNFKKFGLASSKGLQGNGKDPYHFGRAGVIELGKRYCSEMLKLIDKTIDPDAPPVNLVDPSQSTVPDEPPEEYGPYTEAIAIPGKVQAENYNKGGAEKAYHDESKGNEGGKLRKDDVDIYQPNMGITVGHCQKGEWLKYTVNVEADGDYGITANVAGENGTGSFVLYIDDKKVGTEIANEGKGFDTFTEVEGGKVTLTKGEHELKLEITNDWIDIDYVEFKAISSQPPIGIKNVRFSMTEAESNFSVFDMQGIKLSSFTAKGMDEAMNLVRENAKLRKQAKGVFFVRKNGDKSLTKKVVIHE
- a CDS encoding sialate O-acetylesterase, whose protein sequence is MRFKKLMALAGVTAGLSMFAVTGANAAPDPNFHIYIAYGQSNMEGNATNFDKNVDGKEHPRVKMFATTSCSNLGRPTVGEMYPAVPPMFKCNAGLSPADWFGRHMADSLPNVTIGIIPVAQGGTSIRLFDPDDYKNYLNSAESWLKNGAKAYGDDGNAMGRIIEVAKKAQEKGVIKGIIFHQGETDGGMSNWEQIVKKTYEYMLKQLGLNAEETPFVAGEMVDGGSCAGFNSRVHNLSKYIVNFSYASSKGYGSKGDGLHFTVEGYRGMGQRYAQEMLKLINVAPVDPVPQEPFKGSAIAIPGKVEVEDFDKPGIGKNEDGTSNASYSDEDSENHGDTDYRKDTGVDLYKTADGIALGYTQAGEWLEYTVDVKADGEYNIDASVAAGNSTSAFKLYIDEKAITDEVSVPQTADNSWDTYKTISVKEKVALKAGKHVLKLEITANYVNIDWIQFSVPSEDPPNAIAKVRLDMAETESSFSVYSMQGKKLGTFTAKGMADAMNLVKTDANLRKQSQGVFFIRKDGASLMTKKVVVYE